tcatcttacACCTCCCACCCCAGTTATTTCACCGCATTATTCACGTGTAGATACTGCACGTAGGTGTGCTCCACACATACGTTATTGTATCATAAATATCACGTATGCCTTAAAGCATACATATGCACGTTCAGTTCCAGTCacattgaattatttcaccgTCGCAATATATGCACGGCAACTATAAATACATAAGAAAAAACCACGAACAATATGATCCCTTTCTACATACTTATTTTTAAGTTCTTTCGTCGAAAAGAATCATCAAAAAACCATTTACACACAAAGATTCTCGTAAAATCtaagggaaaaagaaagaccTCTATtccgttgaataaatttcctcACAGTacaaggaaacaaaaaagcggtcataatcgaaaaaaaattaatccacGGTGTACTTAACGTAATCAGCATGCTTGTAAATACGAGCAAATTTACataattgaaatcaattattACCTATGTGTCCGATCCCGTTCTCTAGCGTTAGCTTGATACCGTTGTTTACCAGGTTCATCTTTTTTCCTAGCAGCCATTCCTAGCTACGTTTTTCTTCCCTCTCCCTCTCAATAATGATGACCAAATTAATAAACTTGGTTATTAGATAGTTCAGTTGGTTTAAGACTCGGCGGAATACGTCGAATGAATTGTTACGAGATGCTCTTTACTTCAGGAAGACTGATTTATGAATGAGTAAGGCATCTACTATGCGCTATCCTCGTTCTCTTTGGTTCTttcccctcccccaccccctcgGCAAGCCACGCTGACATGTGTGTACCACATGTTGATGTGTGTAATATCCATATACGCATAGACGCACACACGGAAACGTTGGTAATACGTTGATGGTGGGCCATGGGGTGTGGGTGAGACTCCCACAACAAGTGGTCAGAGTCTGCATCTCACATTACACTCAATAAAAACAAGGGACCAACCAGCACCGCTGGCGGCAGCGGCTCCAAAAAAAAGCATCTGCTAAACTAATTAGAGAATAGTGGCTCTTCGGTCGAAGTATTcatgtatttttataaaatttaaagttAAACCATTCGGTACACACAATACAGTATTATAGcttcttttttccttgttttgtttctttcttttaataaaattttttccctcctaTGATTTGTTggtattttttcactcaatgACTATAATTACTGCGATCATTTATGCACACGCATCAGCtgttttttctatcaaataattttacttaGGTAATTTAAATTGTGTTTTTCATCTCCACTTTTTTATGTTGCTTTTAgtctatgtatatgtataatcatgtatgtttgtatgtaggtatttatgtttatgtcaagtaattttttactattatgatataataatatgtatgtatatgtaaatttCTGTGTGATTATACTCACTATCATTATCCTTATCGAtactattattcttattattattcctattaTTGTGTTGTATACGGTACAGAGCAGTACTGAAGTTTTAttagtttttcctttttgctaattaaaaaatagtcCGGCAATCCTTATTCTGCTATCTGCAtcgtttgtaaataaaaaaataaataacattgCTCAATCATTTTGTTTCGTTTAaacattattatgattatttctatatatattcattatttcatattactaggtaataattattatacggtATTATGTCACTGTGCTAGTTCTCATcttgaaaacttgaaactgAACAAAATAATACTTTACACATGATTGTTTAACATTACCGAATGCCATTTGCATAGtgcttgaataaataaaaaatttaatcaagctcggttacaaaatttcttttcttggagtaccaagaaaaaaaaaattattaaaaagtgATAACATTAGGGaagtattgcaaaaaaaatgtatcactTGAATTTCTGCGAATTcctaaaaaaagaatttaaccCTGTGGTGAGAGTTTGTTAGCAAGTCTCAATCGTCACATTTTAACTTGAACAGTTAcattgtgaaagaaaaacagaagacAAAAACTGCCATGATTCGTCCAACGAAGATAATAATCTATTCGGGAATGTGTAAAATTCTTATGGTATAAAGATAAAAGGAGGCAGTGGTGAAGACAACTAACGAATATCGCTATCCCAGCTCGTGTGCTATACAACCGTACGTAGCTTTGAgttatttgtagaaaaaaaaagaaataaaaagaaataaatgtacAAAAGTTCGTAAAAAATCTTTGCATTGTACTAGCATAATGACATGCATACTTTCTTATAACTATGCTACTTGCGTCCCTAACTTTTCAAGACAATTATAATAGAAATAGAGATTTACTCAAGGCCGTGATCCTCGCGCAGCTTCTTCCAAAGCGCGTACCTTTAACTCACGTTCGCGTTGTTGCCTAGAAAgagatgggaaaaaaaaaaaaaaaaaaaagcgaacaaaaaaaacgtattttattaatttggaATCAGGAGAATAACATTTTGTTTCTTGCGTCAAGGATTGATCGCTAATTATTAATAGGAATAAGAGGtacgattttttcttacaacacAAACCTTAGGTAGTCTTCATGATGGGCAACAAATGAAGGATGATGAGGATAACGTTCACGCTCCATCATCAAGTGACGCTGAAGCTGTTCCTGATGCACAGCCATTTCCGCGTAGGGTCGACCAAGGAGATCGGCAGGATGCAGGCCTAGCGAGGGATCGCGAGACATCAGTCCTGGCCTGGGGTAATTGGCGCCAGCGGCGGCTGcgtgaaacaaaaatgaaataattcgaTTGTAGAGCGAGGACCAAATTCAGGAAGAAATATGTTACGATTAATAATTCGACGACATGAGGGGGGAGTTGGCGAGGGTAGGTCGTTTCTGTTCTGTGAATGTTGTTGtacaatttgaataaatactaATGATAATATTACATGATTAGGATTAAGACGCGGgctgaaattttgagaaattcgaCACGGGATAGAGATTTGTTTGTTAACTAACGTCGAAGATCCTATCACCTACCAGGCAGGGGGAAtccagcggcagcagcagctgctTCCTGCTGTTGCTGAGCCTGTTGCTGAGCGGCCTGCTGCTGTCCCGGATGTAGGTGCAAGTGAGTGTGCGCGTGCGTATGCGCGTGAGTGTGAGCGTGATACTCGGGCGAGATGCCAGCCATCTGCAACCGGACCATCGGGTCAGCAGCCAGAGCCAGCCGCTCGTCCAGCTGGCCGTGGTGGTGAGCTGGATGaccaccccctccccctgcTGGCCCCCCGCCGGCTGCCGTCGGTATCCCTAAACCCGACAGCGCCTCCGTGAAATAACCCTACTCACTGGTTTTATGGGGGTGGAAATAAGGGAGCTCGGAAATTCCAACTCATCGTCATATTTCCAATATTGATCATCAATTTCTGATCCAATTCTGTGTGTTTATCACAATTCGATACAAGGGTGGGAATTTCATTTACAGATACTTCAAGGAAACACATTTCTTTGAGACTTAATTGGTAACTCGATTACGCCAAAAGAGTTAGTTTCCCTTCAAATGCGGCATGTCGGTTTCAAGTCACATCACATAGCTATCAACAACCCGGATCTCTACAAAGCTATAGATGTAAAAAGACAAGTGAAACAGACTTTTCACAAGACTTTATAATACGTATGCATAAACATTTACAGATTCAAGCTTTAATTATCAATAAAGTATTTTTCCAAAGACTACTAAAACTGATAATTGTTGATAATATATCGATTGCTTCGATTGAAACAACATGAATCAAGGCAACGGTAGCAATTgctaataaaatattaatttccttCAAAAACgtgatttgaatattatttaactGCCTGAAACCTGAAACCTTATCTACTACACATGTAGACTATtgtactactactactactggaaattattatgtatgtacatacatcacATCCAAGGGGGTATATACGTCTCGAAAGGATATATGTTTCACAACAAGCGTGTCCAAAGTGAATGTGGTAATAACGAAGTTTGATAACGCATAAAATCTATGGAAATCTCATTGCAAAATATTCCTTTGAGGCACACGAGTCTTCCAAACACAATTTCTAACGAGATGTTTATATCTTGACTGATTCTTCAACAACggcaaatcaatttcaaacctCAGTGTCTTTTTTCAGCATAGGTAACTAATTGATTACATTGCATTTTTTCATGCACTTTATTGAGATTTGGAAGCAAAGTTATGTGGACTTTAATGAAAATCGATCATGGATACACCTCTCTGATTGATCATTGGCGCAGTAAACGTCGCAAGATATTGTTTCCGCCACTTCAAAGAGCCACTGAGTTAGAAACagaatgataagaaaaatgtttcgtaCCTAATCGTTCTAGACGTTCCCTCTCCAGCTGGCTAGGACCTGGAGGAGCGCCGTAGAGACTGAACTGATGCAACGCTTGGGGAGGACCAGAGGGACCGGGACCAGCGAGACCAGCAGCAGCGGCGTATCGTCGATGCATTTCGAGCCAGTGCGGATCCACGCTGCCAGGTATGGACCTGGGGCCTCCCTTGAGCAGTTCCTCCTTGAACCTGTCGTTTAGTTCGCGATCTCTGAGTTCCCTGATTTCCCGCTCTCTCTTTTCCCGCTCCAGATGTTCCAATTCGAGGCGCTCTCTTGCTACTGGACCGTACATGTAGTGCAGCATCGGATCAGGTGGACCAGGATGCCTTGCCGGGGAAAACGCAGCGTGTGGTCTCGCGTATTCGGACAACTGCCTGAGCGCCGGGGTGTCGACGTAAGATCCTGGCCTAGCCGCATAGCGGTCGTAAGGAGATACGACAGGTTCTAGAGGCCCTCGACTTGGTGGCTTGCAAGGCTCCGGCTGTTTCTCAGGAGTCGACATTTTTCTAACCTGTTGAGCAGCTGCTCTGTCTCGCTCCCTCTCCGCCTCACGTTCTCTTTCCTTCCTTGTTCTCTCCTCACGTTTTCTTGCCAATTTTGAATCCGGCACTGGTTTGAATGTGAGATCGGTCCTAGTGcaagaattattttcacctcGATTCCAATGCCGGAGAAAAATAGCCGACTGAGATCTGTGACACTCGGAATCCTCCATCTGTGGCTCTGGTGATGGTCCTCGAGGACTCGGAGGCTCCTCAGGCTCAGGCTCCACCATTTCCGGCTCGGGTTTCGGCTCCGGCGGAATGGGAGGCTGCAGTTGAGGTggacgatgatgatggtggACAGAGCTGCTGGACGTTAGACAGGCCGACACTAGAGCGGGCTTGCGTTGTTGGTTGTGAGAACTGTGCGAAGATTGGCTATGCGAATGGCTGTGCGAACTGTGTGAGGATATAGTCAGAAGTTTGTCGTGATGCAATGTCGTTGCCTGATGCATGCTGGACGAGTGATGATGCGTGGCGATCAAATTATCGCCCTCGTCTCTAGTAACACTGGAGCTGGTGCTCGAGTGATGAGCAGTCATCATTGTAGTGCTCTCTTGGCTTCGTTGTGGAGAAGGCGGCGGAATAGCGTGAGGAACTGGGCCGTATGGATAGGTGGGAAATGGGGGATACGATCCAACGGGCGGATAACCGGGGTAAGCCATTCCTCCGTGATGGTAGGGATGCATGGCTGCTAACAACGAGTGATGAATGAACGGGTGGTGAGGATGGAAGGGGTGAGCCATGTGTGGACTCGGCTGCTGAGAGGGATGCATCACTGGCTGCGGAATGGACGTCGGTGGCGGTGGCAAACTCGGAGTCGGGGAAGCGGCGACCGACTGAATCTGAGCAACCTGTTGGCTATTTTGCACCAGAGGGTGTTTGCTGGGCGTCGGAGGCTTGCTGGAACTGTCTGGATCTTTCTTGATGTTGTCCAAACTTGGGCCGGGGAATCCAGTTTGAAATCCAGGGACTTTCACCTCCTTCAAGCTCTGCAACGGGTCGGGTTCGGGCGGAATGATTTCCTGCTTTATCTTCAAATTCTGTGGCTCCATGGGGGGCGTGGGTACCAATGAGTAAGGCGCGATGGTCGGAGGCTTCTCCAAGGGCATCATACCCTGGGGTGGAGGAATTGATTGGAATAAATTCTGAGGCTCGGGTCTATCCAGTTCTCCGTTTCCGTCCTGTCGCTGCTCCTGCAGCCTATCTGACATTCTGTCAAGCATTCTGCTGTCCCTGTGTCTCTCCTGAGGCATTCTATCCTCTGGTATTCTCTCCGGCATTCTGATGTCGGGAGGTAAAACGGGCAGGCCTAAGGGCTGCGGCGAATTCGACAGTTGCGGTATCTGCGAAATGTTGGTGGAGAGGTTTTGAGGTATGCTAAGATTAAGCGAGGACGCAGACATGTTCTGCTGCATGCTGTGGGGATTTCCCATGCTTGGCGGGCCGACCATGTTCTGTGGGTTTCCCATGTTTTGAGGTAAATTTGACGGTACGTGTAGATTTTGGGATAAATTCTGCGGCACGTTTTGGCTTGCCAGTATATTCGGCGGGGGATGCTGCATGTTTAGGGGCATGACTTGCGGAGGTTGAGGAGGTACCTGAAGTGTCTGCAAGTTTTGCGCACAATTCTGCGTGCTCACCATACTGGTTTGCGATAAATTTCGTATACTTGGACCGATATCGCTGACGTTGTTCATTGGCTGCTGGTTGCCAGCATTCATGGGCTGAATCATTTCCTTGGAATCTTCGACGACCGGCGACATGTTTCTCTCTATTTGAGGAAGCACCTCGACCAATTTCAAAGGCTGGTTCATCATCATCGGCATTTCCTCCAACTGTTCTTTGGTCTCTGGCAATTCTTCTATGATCGGTTTCTTTTCTATTGCGTGAATAACCGGAACCGATATCGGTAAACTTTGAATGGGTGCCGGAACCGGCGTCGAAACTGGAGTCGGCTCCAGTGGTTCTTCCGGCGTGGTTAAAACGGGACTGGGAGGTTCGTCGACTTGGACGGTAACCGGAACCGAATGATTATCGTTCGTTTCACCCTCGGTCTCCCGCTCGGGTTCATCCATTAACGAGTTACTGTCTGTAGTAAGAGATTCGGACGGACTTTCCGGCCTCTCGCCGCGTTTACGCTTTTGCAATTCCTTGTCCTCCTCAGGATCATCGGCTTGCGGACGTTTCTGTCCCTTCCTCGGCGTCTCTGATTTACcagatgattttttcttcgtcttgtCCGGAgtctgttgctgctgctgtttctCCTGATCAGGTGTGTCAGTTCCACCGGCTCTCCTTGATCGTGCGGGTCTGGGCGTCTCTTTGGCCTTGTTGCGAGTTCTCATCCTGCCTGGACTGTCAGGAGATTCGGCCGGCACTGGGCGAAAGAGGTACGGAGGAGCAGGTGGAAGTTCTCCGGTTTTCTTTAAATGCGCGCGACATTCGGCGCAGAGTAATAGCCTGTCCTTACCGGCGATTTGGTAGTCTTTTGAACTGGTCGAAAAGCAATGTTGACAGGATTGCGCAGTTCCGTTTGTATTCGTGTCCCTGGAATCACTGTCCTCTTCCGAATTATCATCTTCCGTAACCGAGCTGACTTCACCACCTGGATTATTGCTGGCTGGCGTGCCGACAGGTGCTGTCTCTGGTTCGGACGCCGGCTCCTTGGGGTTCGGCGCTGCGGGAGAAGTGTCTTTTGTCGGGGTTGGTATCTCCTCTTTGGGAGTACCAGCCCGAGAGTTACGGGTGTTGCGAATTCTGCGCAATGAACCCTGCCTGCGTCGCCTGTGGGGTCGATTATTATTCGCGCCAGGCGTCTTCTTCCACAGGTAGTAGAACTCAACTAGTTCAGGCTAAATGGACCAAAAAATTCCCAACATAAAACAGTTTtcacaatttgtttttcatttctttttaccaACTATTGTACGCGTCTCAAATTACTAGTCCACATTTTCATAATCACCGTATCTTTGTGAGGCAGTAAATCCTTCCTGATGCGGAAGAAATTCTTTCCAAACTGACGAAGACCCTTTACAAAACGTTTCTGTAATGGAGAACATTGCGTTATTTATCAAGTATCGATCTTCGATTATTCTGTTCTACATAATCACGCCTCGACAATATACTCACAGTTTCTTCCTCGGACCACTTTTTGTCGATCCCTTTGGGTACGGGACATTTGACTAGTGCTTGAAGTGCCCTGCCAGGGTCATAGCCAGAGTCATGTAAAATGTCCAGAGCGTTGATCGTGGTGTCGTCGCGAGAGGCAGCTACACAACCATCATCGGGAGATCCGCCGTCACACATTCCTGCAAAGGCAGCCATAGATCGGGCAGCTCTTAAGTACATCAACAGATCTCCGTCCAAAGCCATGGCCGGGACCCATCGTAGTTCCTCACGTTCTTTGGAGAACTCAGGATCCGGATGAAGATCTCCAGGAGGGATGCCCGGCCTGTACTCAGGCAACCGGGCCTGGCAAGAAACCAACTCCTGTACCCAAAATTCAGGGTAGCGCGCGGTTAGCACCACTGCCAAAGCGAGTTAGTCATGCACACATGTATACTGGCTTGCTTATTCAAAGTGCTAAGCTGAATTTCATAAGGCAAAAACGGCTCAACAGAATTTGTTGAAACTTTGCTAAGTTTAATTTTCGTCTTATTCAGCCGATACAAGTTTACTCGCATTGTTCTATTGTCAGTGCGATGCTAAAGCGA
The genomic region above belongs to Diprion similis isolate iyDipSimi1 chromosome 8, iyDipSimi1.1, whole genome shotgun sequence and contains:
- the LOC124408627 gene encoding arginine-glutamic acid dipeptide repeats protein isoform X5, with the translated sequence MSAGTQGEIRVGPSHQELVSCQARLPEYRPGIPPGDLHPDPEFSKEREELRWVPAMALDGDLLMYLRAARSMAAFAGMCDGGSPDDGCVAASRDDTTINALDILHDSGYDPGRALQALVKCPVPKGIDKKWSEEETKRFVKGLRQFGKNFFRIRKDLLPHKDTPELVEFYYLWKKTPGANNNRPHRRRRQGSLRRIRNTRNSRAGTPKEEIPTPTKDTSPAAPNPKEPASEPETAPVGTPASNNPGGEVSSVTEDDNSEEDSDSRDTNTNGTAQSCQHCFSTSSKDYQIAGKDRLLLCAECRAHLKKTGELPPAPPYLFRPVPAESPDSPGRMRTRNKAKETPRPARSRRAGGTDTPDQEKQQQQQTPDKTKKKSSGKSETPRKGQKRPQADDPEEDKELQKRKRGERPESPSESLTTDSNSLMDEPERETEGETNDNHSVPVTVQVDEPPSPVLTTPEEPLEPTPVSTPVPAPIQSLPISVPVIHAIEKKPIIEELPETKEQLEEMPMMMNQPLKLVEVLPQIERNMSPVVEDSKEMIQPMNAGNQQPMNNVSDIGPSIRNLSQTSMVSTQNCAQNLQTLQVPPQPPQVMPLNMQHPPPNILASQNVPQNLSQNLHVPSNLPQNMGNPQNMVGPPSMGNPHSMQQNMSASSLNLSIPQNLSTNISQIPQLSNSPQPLGLPVLPPDIRMPERIPEDRMPQERHRDSRMLDRMSDRLQEQRQDGNGELDRPEPQNLFQSIPPPQGMMPLEKPPTIAPYSLVPTPPMEPQNLKIKQEIIPPEPDPLQSLKEVKVPGFQTGFPGPSLDNIKKDPDSSSKPPTPSKHPLVQNSQQVAQIQSVAASPTPSLPPPPTSIPQPVMHPSQQPSPHMAHPFHPHHPFIHHSLLAAMHPYHHGGMAYPGYPPVGSYPPFPTYPYGPVPHAIPPPSPQRSQESTTMMTAHHSSTSSSVTRDEGDNLIATHHHSSSMHQATTLHHDKLLTISSHSSHSHSHSQSSHSSHNQQRKPALVSACLTSSSSVHHHHRPPQLQPPIPPEPKPEPEMVEPEPEEPPSPRGPSPEPQMEDSECHRSQSAIFLRHWNRGENNSCTRTDLTFKPVPDSKLARKREERTRKEREREAERERDRAAAQQVRKMSTPEKQPEPCKPPSRGPLEPVVSPYDRYAARPGSYVDTPALRQLSEYARPHAAFSPARHPGPPDPMLHYMYGPVARERLELEHLEREKREREIRELRDRELNDRFKEELLKGGPRSIPGSVDPHWLEMHRRYAAAAGLAGPGPSGPPQALHQFSLYGAPPGPSQLERERLERLAAAGANYPRPGLMSRDPSLGLHPADLLGRPYAEMAVHQEQLQRHLMMERERYPHHPSFVAHHEDYLRFVLQQRERELKVRALEEAARGSRP
- the LOC124408627 gene encoding arginine-glutamic acid dipeptide repeats protein isoform X3, whose product is MSAGTQGEIRVGPSHQARLPEYRPGIPPGDLHPDPEFSKEREELRWVPAMALDGDLLMYLRAARSMAAFAGMCDGGSPDDGCVAASRDDTTINALDILHDSGYDPGRALQALVKCPVPKGIDKKWSEEETKRFVKGLRQFGKNFFRIRKDLLPHKDTPELVEFYYLWKKTPGANNNRPHRRRRQGSLRRIRNTRNSRAGTPKEEIPTPTKDTSPAAPNPKEPASEPETAPVGTPASNNPGGEVSSVTEDDNSEEDSDSRDTNTNGTAQSCQHCFSTSSKDYQIAGKDRLLLCAECRAHLKKTGELPPAPPYLFRPVPAESPDSPGRMRTRNKAKETPRPARSRRAGGTDTPDQEKQQQQQTPDKTKKKSSGKSETPRKGQKRPQADDPEEDKELQKRKRGERPESPSESLTTDSNSLMDEPERETEGETNDNHSVPVTVQVDEPPSPVLTTPEEPLEPTPVSTPVPAPIQSLPISVPVIHAIEKKPIIEELPETKEQLEEMPMMMNQPLKLVEVLPQIERNMSPVVEDSKEMIQPMNAGNQQPMNNVSDIGPSIRNLSQTSMVSTQNCAQNLQTLQVPPQPPQVMPLNMQHPPPNILASQNVPQNLSQNLHVPSNLPQNMGNPQNMVGPPSMGNPHSMQQNMSASSLNLSIPQNLSTNISQIPQLSNSPQPLGLPVLPPDIRMPERIPEDRMPQERHRDSRMLDRMSDRLQEQRQDGNGELDRPEPQNLFQSIPPPQGMMPLEKPPTIAPYSLVPTPPMEPQNLKIKQEIIPPEPDPLQSLKEVKVPGFQTGFPGPSLDNIKKDPDSSSKPPTPSKHPLVQNSQQVAQIQSVAASPTPSLPPPPTSIPQPVMHPSQQPSPHMAHPFHPHHPFIHHSLLAAMHPYHHGGMAYPGYPPVGSYPPFPTYPYGPVPHAIPPPSPQRSQESTTMMTAHHSSTSSSVTRDEGDNLIATHHHSSSMHQATTLHHDKLLTISSHSSHSHSHSQSSHSSHNQQRKPALVSACLTSSSSVHHHHRPPQLQPPIPPEPKPEPEMVEPEPEEPPSPRGPSPEPQMEDSECHRSQSAIFLRHWNRGENNSCTRTDLTFKPVPDSKLARKREERTRKEREREAERERDRAAAQQVRKMSTPEKQPEPCKPPSRGPLEPVVSPYDRYAARPGSYVDTPALRQLSEYARPHAAFSPARHPGPPDPMLHYMYGPVARERLELEHLEREKREREIRELRDRELNDRFKEELLKGGPRSIPGSVDPHWLEMHRRYAAAAGLAGPGPSGPPQALHQFSLYGAPPGPSQLERERLERLGIPTAAGGGPAGGGGGHPAHHHGQLDERLALAADPMVRLQMAGISPEYHAHTHAHTHAHTHLHLHPGQQQAAQQQAQQQQEAAAAAAGFPLPAAAGANYPRPGLMSRDPSLGLHPADLLGRPYAEMAVHQEQLQRHLMMERERYPHHPSFVAHHEDYLRFVLQQRERELKVRALEEAARGSRP
- the LOC124408627 gene encoding arginine-glutamic acid dipeptide repeats protein isoform X4; its protein translation is MALDGDLLMYLRAARSMAAFAGMCDGGSPDDGCVAASRDDTTINALDILHDSGYDPGRALQALVKCPVPKGIDKKWSEEETKRFVKGLRQFGKNFFRIRKDLLPHKDTPELVEFYYLWKKTPGANNNRPHRRRRQGSLRRIRNTRNSRAGTPKEEIPTPTKDTSPAAPNPKEPASEPETAPVGTPASNNPGGEVSSVTEDDNSEEDSDSRDTNTNGTAQSCQHCFSTSSKDYQIAGKDRLLLCAECRAHLKKTGELPPAPPYLFRPVPAESPDSPGRMRTRNKAKETPRPARSRRAGGTDTPDQEKQQQQQTPDKTKKKSSGKSETPRKGQKRPQADDPEEDKELQKRKRGERPESPSESLTTDSNSLMDEPERETEGETNDNHSVPVTVQVDEPPSPVLTTPEEPLEPTPVSTPVPAPIQSLPISVPVIHAIEKKPIIEELPETKEQLEEMPMMMNQPLKLVEVLPQIERNMSPVVEDSKEMIQPMNAGNQQPMNNVSDIGPSIRNLSQTSMVSTQNCAQNLQTLQVPPQPPQVMPLNMQHPPPNILASQNVPQNLSQNLHVPSNLPQNMGNPQNMVGPPSMGNPHSMQQNMSASSLNLSIPQNLSTNISQIPQLSNSPQPLGLPVLPPDIRMPERIPEDRMPQERHRDSRMLDRMSDRLQEQRQDGNGELDRPEPQNLFQSIPPPQGMMPLEKPPTIAPYSLVPTPPMEPQNLKIKQEIIPPEPDPLQSLKEVKVPGFQTGFPGPSLDNIKKDPDSSSKPPTPSKHPLVQNSQQVAQIQSVAASPTPSLPPPPTSIPQPVMHPSQQPSPHMAHPFHPHHPFIHHSLLAAMHPYHHGGMAYPGYPPVGSYPPFPTYPYGPVPHAIPPPSPQRSQESTTMMTAHHSSTSSSVTRDEGDNLIATHHHSSSMHQATTLHHDKLLTISSHSSHSHSHSQSSHSSHNQQRKPALVSACLTSSSSVHHHHRPPQLQPPIPPEPKPEPEMVEPEPEEPPSPRGPSPEPQMEDSECHRSQSAIFLRHWNRGENNSCTRTDLTFKPVPDSKLARKREERTRKEREREAERERDRAAAQQVRKMSTPEKQPEPCKPPSRGPLEPVVSPYDRYAARPGSYVDTPALRQLSEYARPHAAFSPARHPGPPDPMLHYMYGPVARERLELEHLEREKREREIRELRDRELNDRFKEELLKGGPRSIPGSVDPHWLEMHRRYAAAAGLAGPGPSGPPQALHQFSLYGAPPGPSQLERERLERLGIPTAAGGGPAGGGGGHPAHHHGQLDERLALAADPMVRLQMAGISPEYHAHTHAHTHAHTHLHLHPGQQQAAQQQAQQQQEAAAAAAGFPLPAAAGANYPRPGLMSRDPSLGLHPADLLGRPYAEMAVHQEQLQRHLMMERERYPHHPSFVAHHEDYLRFVLQQRERELKVRALEEAARGSRP
- the LOC124408627 gene encoding arginine-glutamic acid dipeptide repeats protein isoform X1, whose translation is MSAGTQGEIRVGPSHQELVSCQARLPEYRPGIPPGDLHPDPEFSKEREELRWVPAMALDGDLLMYLRAARSMAAFAGMCDGGSPDDGCVAASRDDTTINALDILHDSGYDPGRALQALVKCPVPKGIDKKWSEEETKRFVKGLRQFGKNFFRIRKDLLPHKDTPELVEFYYLWKKTPGANNNRPHRRRRQGSLRRIRNTRNSRAGTPKEEIPTPTKDTSPAAPNPKEPASEPETAPVGTPASNNPGGEVSSVTEDDNSEEDSDSRDTNTNGTAQSCQHCFSTSSKDYQIAGKDRLLLCAECRAHLKKTGELPPAPPYLFRPVPAESPDSPGRMRTRNKAKETPRPARSRRAGGTDTPDQEKQQQQQTPDKTKKKSSGKSETPRKGQKRPQADDPEEDKELQKRKRGERPESPSESLTTDSNSLMDEPERETEGETNDNHSVPVTVQVDEPPSPVLTTPEEPLEPTPVSTPVPAPIQSLPISVPVIHAIEKKPIIEELPETKEQLEEMPMMMNQPLKLVEVLPQIERNMSPVVEDSKEMIQPMNAGNQQPMNNVSDIGPSIRNLSQTSMVSTQNCAQNLQTLQVPPQPPQVMPLNMQHPPPNILASQNVPQNLSQNLHVPSNLPQNMGNPQNMVGPPSMGNPHSMQQNMSASSLNLSIPQNLSTNISQIPQLSNSPQPLGLPVLPPDIRMPERIPEDRMPQERHRDSRMLDRMSDRLQEQRQDGNGELDRPEPQNLFQSIPPPQGMMPLEKPPTIAPYSLVPTPPMEPQNLKIKQEIIPPEPDPLQSLKEVKVPGFQTGFPGPSLDNIKKDPDSSSKPPTPSKHPLVQNSQQVAQIQSVAASPTPSLPPPPTSIPQPVMHPSQQPSPHMAHPFHPHHPFIHHSLLAAMHPYHHGGMAYPGYPPVGSYPPFPTYPYGPVPHAIPPPSPQRSQESTTMMTAHHSSTSSSVTRDEGDNLIATHHHSSSMHQATTLHHDKLLTISSHSSHSHSHSQSSHSSHNQQRKPALVSACLTSSSSVHHHHRPPQLQPPIPPEPKPEPEMVEPEPEEPPSPRGPSPEPQMEDSECHRSQSAIFLRHWNRGENNSCTRTDLTFKPVPDSKLARKREERTRKEREREAERERDRAAAQQVRKMSTPEKQPEPCKPPSRGPLEPVVSPYDRYAARPGSYVDTPALRQLSEYARPHAAFSPARHPGPPDPMLHYMYGPVARERLELEHLEREKREREIRELRDRELNDRFKEELLKGGPRSIPGSVDPHWLEMHRRYAAAAGLAGPGPSGPPQALHQFSLYGAPPGPSQLERERLERLGIPTAAGGGPAGGGGGHPAHHHGQLDERLALAADPMVRLQMAGISPEYHAHTHAHTHAHTHLHLHPGQQQAAQQQAQQQQEAAAAAAGFPLPAAAGANYPRPGLMSRDPSLGLHPADLLGRPYAEMAVHQEQLQRHLMMERERYPHHPSFVAHHEDYLRFVLQQRERELKVRALEEAARGSRP